A genome region from Pseudanabaena sp. Chao 1811 includes the following:
- a CDS encoding glycosyltransferase family 4 protein: MTRSKHVHLWIPELFCSKGGIQVFSGFFLQALQTLYPDANLSVFLKNDSTEIIEQAFKQNHTHHWSQLPVYCSGKAPTPLRTLFFSWQLLSLAIAQKPDLIITTHLNFAPIAFILKKLLGIKYIAIAHGVEAWNIQNPLLKKSLQAADLILAVSHFTRDRLCQEQGLSPHKVGILHNTFDDKAWKISPKPPNLLQKYGLCNDQKIILTVSRLVASEQYKGYDRILEALPIIRQTIPNIHYIIVGKGSDRDRLEQVVRQNELEKHVTLAGFIPDADLGDYYNLCDLFVMPSKREGFGIVYLESLACGKPTLGGNLDGAVDALCEGEIGVLINPDNLSEIAETIVKILSGEYKNQAIYQPQILRQKVIAKFGFEHFQQTIFSYLLDFLT; encoded by the coding sequence ATGACGAGATCTAAGCATGTTCACCTCTGGATTCCTGAGCTTTTCTGCTCTAAGGGGGGAATTCAAGTATTTTCAGGTTTCTTCTTACAAGCTTTACAAACTCTATACCCTGATGCAAATTTAAGTGTGTTCCTCAAAAATGACTCCACAGAGATAATTGAGCAAGCATTTAAACAAAATCACACTCACCATTGGTCACAACTCCCAGTCTATTGTTCAGGCAAAGCGCCAACACCTTTAAGAACCCTATTTTTTTCTTGGCAGTTACTTAGTTTAGCGATCGCCCAAAAGCCAGACTTGATTATCACGACACACCTAAATTTTGCGCCGATCGCCTTCATCCTCAAAAAACTCCTTGGCATAAAATATATTGCGATCGCCCACGGAGTCGAAGCGTGGAATATCCAAAATCCCTTACTAAAAAAATCGCTACAGGCGGCGGACTTGATTCTTGCAGTTAGTCATTTCACTCGTGATCGCCTCTGTCAAGAGCAGGGACTATCTCCTCATAAGGTAGGCATTTTGCACAATACCTTTGATGATAAAGCTTGGAAAATCAGTCCAAAACCACCAAATTTACTGCAAAAATATGGCTTATGTAACGATCAAAAAATTATTCTCACAGTATCTCGCCTAGTCGCATCGGAACAGTACAAAGGTTACGATCGCATCCTTGAAGCCCTACCTATTATTCGACAAACCATTCCCAATATTCATTACATCATCGTGGGCAAGGGTAGCGATCGCGATCGACTCGAGCAGGTCGTTCGCCAAAATGAATTAGAAAAGCATGTTACCTTAGCAGGATTTATCCCCGATGCGGATTTAGGTGACTACTATAATCTCTGTGATTTATTTGTTATGCCTAGCAAAAGGGAGGGATTTGGGATAGTCTACTTGGAATCTCTCGCCTGTGGTAAACCGACCTTAGGCGGTAATCTAGATGGGGCTGTTGACGCTCTATGTGAGGGAGAAATTGGAGTGCTGATTAATCCTGATAATTTGTCAGAGATAGCCGAAACAATCGTTAAAATCCTGTCAGGAGAATATAAAAATCAAGCAATTTATCAACCTCAAATATTACGCCAAAAAGTAATTGCCAAGTTTGGATTTGAACATTTTCAGCAGACTATATTTAGTTATTTATTAGATTTCCTTACTTAA
- a CDS encoding murein hydrolase activator EnvC family protein, producing MRDRRHWQDTTDKHRPNRPNDCQTKPNIGQRFGHGVVWRIFGLMMVIVAIACCLTLSRFEPVQAQSVNELKNYQNFVDQQRQIIQKQQEQINALTKPAESRLAALRKNVRVTEAQIQDNEKKIRQARNQLQTLSTKLQELEYDLNKKRDATSARLRYLQRQQLQRWWITLLSSRDLNQFADRRRQIERIYNSDRKLLEDLTQRSARVEKQRTQIVAQKNEIELLTQKLKYQKSNIEAEAVAQQNTIDRLKSDRKALEQAEDRLAEDSRRLSQIIMAKVQPYSGLVLPPGTGQLMYPTIGEVTSNFGWRTHPILGTQRFHSGIDFGADYGSLIYASAQGRVIYADWYGGYGNAVIIDHGNGMTTLYGHCSELYVKDGDAVEKGQPIAAVGSTGFSTGPHLHFELRANGEPIDPAAYL from the coding sequence ATGCGCGATCGCCGTCATTGGCAAGATACAACTGATAAACATCGTCCGAATCGTCCGAACGATTGCCAAACAAAACCAAACATTGGACAGAGATTTGGTCATGGAGTTGTGTGGCGGATCTTTGGTCTGATGATGGTAATTGTGGCGATCGCTTGTTGCTTGACCTTGAGTCGATTTGAGCCTGTACAAGCGCAGTCGGTCAATGAACTGAAAAACTACCAAAATTTTGTCGATCAACAGCGTCAAATCATTCAAAAGCAACAAGAGCAGATTAATGCGCTGACAAAACCTGCGGAATCTCGCCTTGCTGCCCTCAGAAAAAATGTACGTGTGACCGAGGCGCAGATCCAAGACAATGAGAAAAAAATCCGTCAGGCGAGAAATCAACTACAAACTCTCAGCACCAAACTCCAAGAACTAGAATATGACTTGAATAAAAAACGCGATGCCACCTCAGCAAGGTTACGTTATTTACAAAGACAACAATTGCAACGCTGGTGGATAACTTTGCTCAGCAGTCGCGATCTGAATCAATTTGCCGATCGCCGTCGGCAGATTGAGCGTATTTATAATAGCGATCGCAAGTTACTTGAGGATTTGACCCAAAGATCTGCACGTGTAGAGAAGCAGCGTACCCAGATCGTTGCGCAAAAGAATGAGATTGAGCTATTAACTCAAAAGCTGAAATATCAAAAATCAAATATTGAAGCAGAAGCGGTTGCTCAACAAAATACGATTGATCGCCTCAAGAGCGATCGCAAAGCTCTTGAGCAGGCTGAGGATCGTCTCGCTGAGGACTCTCGCCGCCTATCTCAAATTATCATGGCAAAAGTCCAGCCCTACTCTGGATTAGTCCTACCCCCCGGTACAGGACAACTGATGTATCCCACGATTGGCGAAGTTACGAGTAATTTTGGTTGGCGGACGCATCCGATTTTGGGGACTCAACGCTTTCACTCAGGCATTGACTTTGGTGCAGACTATGGCAGCTTGATTTATGCCAGCGCTCAAGGTCGAGTGATTTATGCGGATTGGTATGGTGGCTATGGCAATGCGGTGATCATCGATCATGGCAATGGGATGACAACGCTCTATGGACACTGTAGCGAGTTATATGTCAAAGATGGTGATGCTGTGGAAAAAGGACAGCCGATCGCTGCCGTTGGCTCAACAGGTTTTTCTACGGGGCCCCATTTACACTTTGAGTTACGGGCAAATGGTGAACCCATCGATCCCGCCGCCTATTTATAG